One Epinephelus lanceolatus isolate andai-2023 chromosome 17, ASM4190304v1, whole genome shotgun sequence genomic window carries:
- the asrgl1 gene encoding isoaspartyl peptidase/L-asparaginase, producing MIPVVVVHGGAGHVPRERSEKSMEGVCSAARAGYTILRGGGNSMDAVVETVTQLENNPAFNAGCGSVLTNKGDVEMDAIVMDGKTLGSGAVSAVRNIANPIQLARLVMDKTSHVYLTAEGASQFARSMGIPEVPPESLVTEYSRMRWKKNLRPDANPVECQMGKMGTVGAVAVDSEGNIACATSTGGILNKMEGRVGDTPCIGSGGYADNNVGAVSTTGHGEAIMKVTLARLILFHMEQGKSAEAASDLALDYMKSRVGGLGGVVTVDPQGHWAARFSSLQMIWAAAQNDTLHYGLYTGEHFTQSIDDPH from the exons ATGATTCCAGTGGTGGTGGTCCATGGAGGGGCGGGTCATGTCCCAAGGGAGCGGTCAGAAAAGTCCATGGAGGGGGTGTGCTCAGCAGCCAGGGCAGGGTACACCATCCTTAGGGGAGGGGGCAACAGCATGGACGCTGTGGTAGAGACTGTGACCCAGCTGGAGAATAACCCCGCCTTCAATGCag GGTGTGGATCAGTACTCACCAACAAGGGAGATGTGGAAATGGATGCCATTGTGATGGATGGGAAAACACTGGGTAGTGGTGCAGTTTCTGCTGTACGCAACATAGCCAACCCTATCCAGCTAGCAAGACTTGTCATGGACAAG ACGAGCCATGTGTATCTGACAGCAGAGGGTGCCAGTCAGTTTGCGCGGTCCATGGGTATCCCTGAGGTGCCACCTGAGTCCCTCGTCACCGAGTACTCCCGCATGCGTTGGAAAAAGAACCTGAGACCAGATGCCAACCCTGTGGAGTGCCAAAT GGGGAAGATGGGCACAGTTGGAGCTGTGGCAGTCGATAGTGAGGGCAACATAGCCTGTGCGACCTCCACTGGTGGGATCCTAAACAAGATGGAGGGACGGGTGGGCGACACTCCCTGCATAG ggtcTGGAGGTTATGCTGACAACAATGTGGGAGCAGTGTCAACTACAGGCCACGGAGAAGCCATCATGAAGGTTACTCTAGCCAGACTCATCCTGTTCCACATGGAGCAAg GTAAGTCAGCAGAGGCTGCCAGTGATTTAGCTCTGGACTACATGAAGTCAAGAGTAGGTGGGCTGGGTGGGGTGGTGACAGTGGACCCTCAGGGCCACTGGGCTGCTCGCTTCAGCAGCCTGCAGATGATTTGGGCTGCAGCCCAGAATGATACCCTGCACTATGGCCTGTACACTGGGGAACACTTCACCCAGAGCATCGATGACCCACATTGA